The following are from one region of the Segatella oris genome:
- a CDS encoding alpha-L-arabinofuranosidase C-terminal domain-containing protein, whose protein sequence is MKHGTKLLVAALLSCGSLQAQNVVPAYAIQGKDSTCQIFVYSPGEREGLHLAFLGDDEKWHEVGQLCASDYGPWGVEKRMFDPFVTKANDGTWRAVWAVNSTSPVFAAAYSEDLVTWRPQDYPVVREKGIHQPVVYQMGDGSFDIYFKTAKGKRYVQATEDFRHFVEDSLASEADDILWQVDNAEVNGKSYKGNAFDVPAMHLNYIRSWFAALKKDAALYAERMKDDAQRFASLHKPVEATLHVDNAQTKSISNKLVGVFFEDISRAADGGLYAQLLENGDFEYTSADHKGWMAQTAWTSDKPMVIATDQPLSKNNPHYAILDQATLVNQGWDKTIYDRGGLYDFSLYARCLEPKKGQLIVQLADSMGQPLAEGKLKVKGTGWQQYSLVLNTVGKKRAQPVQPKNCSLRIISVKEGRVAVDMVSLFPHETYKGHGMRKDIAEAIAALKPKFMRFPGGCMLHGDGLENIYHWKESIGPLYNRKPDRNIWGYHQTRGLGFYEYFQFCEDIGAEPLPVLAAGVPCQNSAANAEGIAGQQGGIPMNEMPAYVQDVLDLIEWANGDAATSKWAKMRADAGHPAPFQLKMIGIGNEDLITTQFEERYLMICKAVKAKYPDIEVVGTVGPFHYPSADYIEGWKFAKAHKEVIDAVDEHYYESAGWFLHNQDYYDSYDRKAPKVYLGEYASRTRTMESALAEAVHLCNIERNGDVVEMTSYAPLLCHEKHQNWNPDMIYFNASEVKTTPSYNTQALFSQFSGDSYVASRVEIAPELAYRMAASVVKDSRSGNTYLKLVNALPVTVSLKVDGLALPAQPRMVYFSGKPGDESSQLRSSEESGALVNVQNGRLLLPAYSVVAVSIAP, encoded by the coding sequence ATGAAACATGGAACAAAACTTTTGGTGGCAGCTCTATTGAGTTGTGGCTCATTGCAGGCGCAGAATGTCGTGCCAGCCTATGCTATTCAGGGTAAAGACTCTACCTGTCAGATCTTCGTTTATTCACCAGGAGAGCGCGAAGGACTGCATCTTGCATTCCTTGGGGATGATGAAAAGTGGCATGAAGTGGGGCAACTTTGCGCATCTGATTATGGCCCATGGGGAGTAGAGAAGCGGATGTTTGATCCCTTTGTGACTAAGGCCAATGACGGAACGTGGCGAGCTGTGTGGGCTGTCAACAGCACTTCGCCTGTGTTTGCAGCTGCCTATTCAGAGGATTTGGTTACTTGGCGCCCGCAGGATTATCCTGTTGTGCGCGAAAAAGGCATACATCAGCCCGTTGTCTATCAGATGGGTGATGGCTCGTTCGACATCTATTTCAAGACGGCAAAAGGCAAACGCTATGTGCAGGCTACTGAAGATTTCCGACATTTTGTAGAAGATTCGCTTGCATCAGAAGCCGATGACATTCTTTGGCAGGTGGATAATGCCGAAGTGAATGGGAAAAGTTATAAGGGAAATGCGTTTGATGTGCCGGCTATGCACTTGAATTATATCCGCTCTTGGTTTGCTGCTTTGAAAAAGGATGCAGCGCTCTATGCTGAGAGAATGAAAGATGATGCACAGCGTTTCGCTTCACTGCACAAACCTGTGGAAGCTACATTGCATGTGGACAATGCGCAAACGAAGTCCATAAGTAACAAGCTTGTGGGTGTTTTCTTTGAGGATATCAGTCGTGCTGCAGACGGAGGTCTCTATGCACAGCTGCTTGAAAACGGTGACTTTGAATATACTTCGGCCGACCATAAGGGGTGGATGGCCCAGACAGCATGGACTTCTGACAAGCCTATGGTGATTGCGACAGACCAGCCTTTGAGTAAGAATAATCCACATTATGCTATTCTGGATCAAGCCACATTGGTGAACCAAGGTTGGGATAAGACGATTTACGACCGTGGCGGACTTTATGATTTCTCGCTCTATGCGCGTTGTTTGGAGCCAAAGAAAGGTCAGCTGATTGTGCAGTTGGCAGATAGTATGGGGCAACCTTTGGCCGAAGGAAAACTGAAAGTCAAGGGAACTGGCTGGCAGCAGTATTCACTTGTGTTGAATACTGTGGGCAAGAAGCGGGCGCAACCCGTGCAACCAAAGAACTGTAGTCTGCGGATTATCAGTGTCAAGGAAGGGCGTGTGGCTGTAGATATGGTGTCATTGTTTCCGCACGAAACCTATAAGGGGCATGGCATGCGAAAGGATATTGCAGAGGCGATTGCTGCCTTGAAGCCTAAGTTTATGCGTTTCCCGGGTGGCTGTATGCTGCATGGTGACGGATTAGAGAATATCTATCATTGGAAGGAAAGCATTGGCCCACTGTATAACCGCAAGCCCGACCGCAATATATGGGGCTATCATCAAACGCGAGGTTTAGGCTTCTACGAGTATTTTCAGTTCTGTGAAGACATCGGCGCAGAGCCACTTCCCGTGCTTGCAGCAGGTGTCCCATGTCAGAACTCGGCAGCCAATGCCGAGGGTATTGCCGGCCAGCAGGGAGGTATTCCTATGAATGAGATGCCTGCCTACGTTCAAGATGTACTCGATTTGATAGAGTGGGCGAATGGTGATGCTGCTACTTCGAAATGGGCAAAGATGCGTGCTGATGCCGGACATCCTGCTCCGTTTCAATTGAAAATGATAGGCATTGGCAATGAAGACTTGATAACAACGCAGTTTGAAGAACGCTATCTGATGATTTGCAAGGCTGTGAAAGCCAAATATCCGGATATTGAGGTCGTTGGTACGGTAGGCCCATTCCATTATCCATCGGCCGATTACATTGAGGGCTGGAAGTTTGCCAAGGCCCATAAGGAAGTGATAGATGCCGTGGATGAGCATTATTATGAGTCGGCAGGTTGGTTCCTTCATAATCAAGACTATTATGATAGCTACGACCGTAAGGCCCCGAAAGTGTACTTAGGCGAATATGCTTCTCGCACGCGAACAATGGAGTCTGCGCTTGCCGAGGCTGTTCATCTGTGTAATATCGAGCGTAATGGCGATGTTGTTGAGATGACAAGCTATGCTCCATTGCTTTGTCATGAGAAACATCAGAATTGGAATCCCGACATGATTTATTTCAATGCTTCGGAAGTGAAGACTACGCCGAGCTACAACACACAGGCCCTTTTCTCTCAATTCTCTGGCGACAGCTACGTTGCTTCGCGTGTGGAAATAGCGCCGGAATTGGCTTATCGTATGGCCGCCAGTGTGGTTAAAGACAGTCGTTCGGGCAATACTTATTTGAAATTGGTCAATGCGCTGCCTGTAACGGTCAGTCTGAAGGTCGACGGACTTGCGCTTCCTGCACAGCCTCGCATGGTTTATTTCAGTGGGAAACCTGGTGACGAAAGCAGCCAACTGCGTTCTTCTGAAGAGTCTGGTGCTTTAGTAAATGTGCAGAATGGACGGTTGCTATTGCCTGCATATAGTGTGGTAGCAGTAAGCATTGCTCCTTAA
- the cobC gene encoding alpha-ribazole phosphatase: MKVTLIRHTKVDVPKGTCYGWSDVPVANSFEEEAAVTKQNLMKKQPFDAVFSSPLTRARKLAAYCGYPHPTLDNRLKEMNMGDWEMRLYDDIAKEDPHILAWYEDYMHLEATGGESFPLLYNRVSAFLDWLKTQSYDHVAIFAHGGVLICAGIYGGLFAKENAFENLVAFGGIQEIEI, translated from the coding sequence ATGAAAGTAACGCTCATCAGACACACCAAAGTGGACGTCCCTAAAGGCACTTGTTATGGTTGGAGCGACGTTCCCGTGGCCAATTCATTCGAAGAAGAAGCTGCTGTCACGAAGCAAAACCTCATGAAAAAGCAACCTTTCGATGCTGTTTTTTCCTCACCTTTGACGCGTGCACGCAAGCTCGCTGCCTATTGTGGATATCCACATCCCACACTCGACAACCGACTCAAAGAAATGAACATGGGCGATTGGGAAATGCGACTCTATGATGACATTGCCAAAGAAGACCCGCACATTCTGGCGTGGTATGAAGACTATATGCATCTTGAAGCTACAGGAGGTGAGAGTTTTCCGTTGCTCTACAACCGTGTTTCAGCTTTCCTCGATTGGTTAAAGACACAATCTTATGACCACGTTGCTATCTTTGCTCACGGTGGAGTGCTCATCTGTGCAGGTATTTATGGCGGACTGTTTGCAAAAGAAAATGCCTTCGAAAACCTTGTGGCATTCGGAGGCATACAAGAGATTGAAATATAA
- the cobS gene encoding adenosylcobinamide-GDP ribazoletransferase yields the protein MRIDIQNNISWRDRLFAALTFFTRFPFWRIYQPKKEAYETVVELWPLTGWLTAGCMSATLYFGSLFMPVTLAAIASIIMRIMITGALHEDGLADFIDGFGGGGSNRQRILDIMKDSHIGTYGVLGLVLYFLLLYQCLTILPPRTTALMILAADPFFKMISANLIQYMPYARTAETAKNRVVYRKLSIKSGIFLFFQGMLPAILLWYFIGVPYLSIAIPALVYYLLYLLMYHRIQGYTGDCCGAVFLLTELSFYLTYIIISFQLPVNL from the coding sequence ATGAGAATTGATATTCAAAACAATATTTCATGGCGCGACCGCCTGTTTGCTGCCTTGACTTTCTTTACTCGCTTCCCTTTTTGGCGCATATACCAACCCAAGAAAGAAGCTTATGAAACCGTAGTAGAGTTATGGCCGCTTACAGGATGGCTTACTGCGGGTTGCATGTCGGCCACACTTTACTTTGGTTCGCTGTTTATGCCTGTCACCTTAGCTGCTATTGCATCCATCATCATGCGCATTATGATTACCGGAGCACTGCATGAAGACGGACTTGCCGACTTCATTGATGGTTTTGGAGGAGGGGGAAGCAACCGCCAACGCATACTCGACATTATGAAAGATAGCCACATTGGAACCTATGGTGTACTTGGATTAGTGCTCTATTTCCTGTTGCTTTATCAATGTCTGACCATTCTTCCACCTCGCACCACGGCTCTGATGATACTCGCAGCCGACCCTTTTTTCAAAATGATTTCAGCCAATCTCATTCAATATATGCCCTATGCACGAACAGCTGAAACGGCCAAAAACCGCGTGGTCTACCGTAAATTAAGCATCAAATCGGGCATATTTCTCTTTTTCCAAGGTATGCTTCCCGCCATTCTTCTATGGTATTTCATAGGAGTCCCCTACCTCTCTATCGCGATTCCTGCACTTGTATATTATCTGCTTTATCTGCTGATGTATCATCGCATTCAAGGTTACACAGGCGACTGTTGCGGTGCTGTTTTCCTATTGACAGAACTCAGTTTCTATCTCACCTATATCATCATTTCATTTCAACTGCCAGTCAATCTATGA
- the cobT gene encoding nicotinate-nucleotide--dimethylbenzimidazole phosphoribosyltransferase: MNFKIEIPDRSIRQALINKIDNLNKPKGSLGRLEELALQIGLIQQSLTPSLAYPCHLLFGGDHGIEREHVSASPRDVTWQQMINFTQGGGGVNMFCRQHGFKLWIVDMGVDHDLSAFPDIINRKIARGTANFRYGPAMTEAQFNQAIHTGAELVDRCAEEGCTIISLGEMGIANTSPSSIWMSIFGKLPLKNCIGAGSGLNSEGIRHKLEVLQASLDNFQAQNYQPIDAIRYFGGFEMVGAIGAMLRAAERHMVILVDGFIMTACMLAASQLYPDILAYAVFGHCSNEVGHRDMLNLMNANPLLSLDLRLGEGTGALCSYPIIDSAIRMMNEMNNFENAHITKYF, encoded by the coding sequence ATGAATTTCAAGATTGAAATACCCGATAGAAGTATCAGACAGGCGCTCATCAACAAGATAGACAATCTGAATAAGCCCAAAGGTTCATTGGGAAGATTAGAAGAACTTGCCCTGCAAATAGGACTTATTCAACAATCATTGACTCCCTCTCTTGCCTATCCTTGCCACCTGCTTTTCGGTGGTGATCACGGCATTGAACGTGAGCATGTATCTGCATCTCCACGCGATGTGACCTGGCAACAGATGATTAATTTCACTCAAGGAGGCGGAGGTGTGAACATGTTTTGCCGTCAGCATGGTTTTAAACTGTGGATTGTTGATATGGGAGTTGACCACGATTTAAGTGCATTTCCTGACATTATCAACCGCAAGATAGCGCGAGGCACAGCCAATTTTCGCTATGGACCGGCCATGACCGAAGCACAGTTCAACCAAGCAATACATACAGGTGCAGAACTTGTTGACAGGTGCGCTGAAGAAGGGTGTACCATTATCAGTCTTGGCGAAATGGGAATTGCAAACACCAGCCCTTCTAGTATCTGGATGAGTATCTTTGGAAAACTTCCCTTGAAGAATTGCATTGGTGCAGGCTCCGGACTTAATTCCGAAGGCATACGCCATAAACTTGAGGTTCTGCAAGCATCGCTTGACAATTTTCAAGCACAAAACTATCAGCCCATTGATGCTATCCGCTACTTCGGAGGCTTTGAAATGGTGGGGGCAATCGGGGCAATGCTCCGTGCTGCAGAACGTCACATGGTCATCCTTGTTGACGGATTTATCATGACAGCCTGCATGCTGGCTGCCTCTCAACTCTATCCTGATATTCTCGCTTATGCCGTCTTCGGTCATTGCAGTAATGAAGTAGGACACCGCGATATGCTTAACCTTATGAATGCCAATCCCTTATTATCCTTAGATTTAAGACTCGGTGAAGGCACAGGCGCACTATGTTCCTACCCGATTATCGACTCTGCCATACGCATGATGAACGAGATGAACAACTTTGAGAATGCTCATATCACCAAATATTTCTAA
- the cobU gene encoding bifunctional adenosylcobinamide kinase/adenosylcobinamide-phosphate guanylyltransferase codes for MKRIILITGGQRSGKSMYAEQLALSMTSHPIYLATAHIWDDEFRQRVARHQERRGSNWTNIEEEKYLSRHNIYNKVCVIDCITLWCTNFFYDKDRKVSEQPCVDDALRAIEEEFDKFTNQEATFIFVTNEIGSGGVSDNAIQRRFTDMEGWMNQYVASKADEVILMVSGIPVKIK; via the coding sequence ATGAAGAGAATCATATTGATTACAGGTGGGCAACGCTCTGGCAAAAGCATGTATGCAGAACAATTGGCCTTATCCATGACAAGCCACCCCATATATTTGGCAACCGCACATATATGGGATGATGAGTTCAGACAACGTGTGGCACGGCATCAAGAACGCAGGGGAAGTAATTGGACAAACATAGAAGAAGAGAAATATCTGTCACGGCATAATATATATAATAAGGTGTGTGTGATTGACTGCATTACACTTTGGTGTACTAACTTCTTCTATGACAAAGACCGAAAAGTGAGCGAACAGCCCTGTGTTGATGATGCACTGCGAGCCATAGAGGAAGAATTTGATAAATTTACCAACCAAGAAGCCACTTTCATCTTTGTAACCAATGAGATAGGAAGCGGTGGAGTAAGCGACAATGCTATACAAAGACGATTCACAGATATGGAAGGATGGATGAACCAATATGTAGCTTCCAAGGCAGATGAAGTAATTCTTATGGTATCAGGAATACCTGTCAAGATTAAATGA